One Vibrio gallaecicus genomic region harbors:
- a CDS encoding conjugal transfer protein TraF, producing MKQFNKLTLAVGLACTTLSVNAANHVADGRGNAMGNTGVASADYLVAPFYNPALGANFREHDDFGLLLPAIGVTARDTDDSLTTLDDLQDAIDRYDDMINNGQIPSQSDIDQLNAYMDDLQGNSPLAVTAGASIAVALPIKAISTNLFSRGYVEVIAVEEIADNTGNSAVDVENRYNDSYVAMAAFGYAELGISFAKEFTINEQRFSFGVSPKYQELTTYSNRQRVKDFDLEDYDESEVSETAFNFDIGAMWYKDNYQVGFAVKDVIAQEVKFSQGTTGAYELNPQATIGFAYAHEYFTLAADADLTAQERFKNLDDDTQFIRLGIEGNAWGWAQLRAGYEIDLEDTLDDSLTAGIGISPWDVVSFDLAASYAGDNQFGASGNLALTF from the coding sequence ATGAAACAATTCAACAAGTTAACGTTGGCAGTGGGCTTAGCGTGTACAACATTGTCAGTAAATGCAGCAAACCACGTGGCTGACGGACGTGGTAATGCAATGGGTAATACGGGTGTAGCATCCGCTGATTACTTAGTGGCTCCTTTTTATAACCCTGCGCTTGGCGCAAACTTTCGTGAACATGACGATTTTGGTCTTTTGTTACCTGCAATAGGGGTAACAGCAAGAGATACAGATGATTCACTTACCACCCTCGATGACCTACAAGACGCTATTGATCGATATGATGACATGATCAACAACGGCCAAATTCCTTCCCAAAGTGACATCGACCAACTGAACGCTTACATGGATGACTTGCAAGGGAATTCACCATTGGCTGTGACGGCTGGCGCGAGTATCGCTGTGGCACTTCCAATCAAAGCTATTTCGACAAACTTATTTTCTCGTGGATATGTTGAAGTGATTGCGGTGGAAGAAATTGCAGACAATACGGGTAATTCTGCCGTTGATGTAGAGAACCGATATAACGACTCATATGTTGCGATGGCGGCTTTTGGATATGCTGAGCTTGGTATTTCATTTGCAAAAGAGTTCACGATTAATGAGCAAAGGTTTTCATTTGGTGTTTCACCAAAATACCAAGAGCTGACAACATATTCTAACCGCCAAAGAGTAAAAGACTTTGATTTGGAAGATTATGATGAATCGGAGGTGTCTGAAACCGCGTTTAACTTTGATATTGGTGCCATGTGGTATAAAGACAACTATCAAGTCGGTTTCGCTGTGAAAGATGTCATTGCTCAAGAAGTTAAATTTTCGCAAGGTACAACAGGGGCTTATGAGCTAAATCCTCAAGCAACGATTGGTTTTGCGTATGCTCATGAATATTTCACTCTAGCCGCTGATGCTGACCTAACCGCTCAAGAGCGTTTTAAAAACCTTGACGATGACACTCAATTTATCCGTTTGGGCATCGAAGGCAATGCTTGGGGCTGGGCTCAGTTAAGAGCTGGCTATGAGATTGATTTAGAAGATACATTAGATGATTCATTAACGGCAGGTATCGGGATAAGCCCATGGGATGTGGTTAGCTTTGATTTAGCAGCAAGTTACGCTGGTGATAATCAATTTGGTGCTTCGGGTAACTTAGCACTAACTTTTTAA
- a CDS encoding GIY-YIG nuclease family protein — protein sequence MNTTNDNADWVVYLIRNCHNALYCGVTNNLERRFKQHQTGKGAKALKGKGPLTLEWHLSVESKSIALKMEYAIKQLTKTKKEKIISLQTSLQLVDGQLIICGY from the coding sequence ATGAATACCACTAATGATAATGCGGATTGGGTCGTCTACTTAATCCGTAATTGCCACAATGCATTGTATTGTGGCGTGACAAATAACCTTGAACGGCGTTTTAAACAACACCAAACAGGTAAAGGGGCAAAAGCTTTAAAAGGCAAAGGACCTCTAACGCTTGAATGGCACCTCTCTGTTGAATCCAAAAGTATTGCTCTCAAAATGGAATATGCCATTAAGCAACTGACGAAAACTAAAAAAGAGAAAATTATATCTTTGCAAACATCACTGCAGCTTGTTGATGGGCAACTCATTATTTGTGGTTATTGA
- a CDS encoding YceH family protein: MNIVLSPIEARIIGCLIEKEVTTPDHYPLTLNSLTTACNQKSNREPVLALSESDVLDAVDGLINRRLVSDESSFNSRVNKYQHRFCNTEFGDLQFSEQERGIICCMLLRGAQTPGELRTRTNRLAAFSDVKEVEAVLDRLSVREAGALVVKLPREAGKRESRYQHLLSGEVDVEAMESAAPTSFSSGMAAPSAANDEKLAELESEVASLKEELRELKELVNSLL; encoded by the coding sequence ATGAATATTGTGCTTTCACCTATTGAAGCTAGAATCATTGGTTGTTTGATTGAGAAAGAAGTGACAACACCGGACCATTACCCATTGACTCTGAATAGTTTGACGACAGCTTGTAATCAAAAAAGTAACCGTGAACCTGTTTTGGCACTATCAGAATCTGATGTTTTGGATGCCGTTGATGGATTAATTAATCGCCGCTTAGTGAGTGATGAAAGTAGCTTTAATAGCCGCGTGAACAAATACCAACATCGTTTTTGTAATACGGAATTTGGTGATCTGCAATTCTCTGAGCAAGAGCGAGGCATCATTTGTTGCATGTTATTGCGTGGTGCTCAAACGCCTGGAGAGCTTCGTACTCGTACTAACCGCTTAGCTGCGTTTAGCGATGTTAAAGAAGTAGAGGCTGTGTTAGATAGGCTTTCAGTAAGAGAAGCCGGTGCTCTTGTGGTGAAGCTACCACGTGAAGCGGGTAAACGTGAGTCTCGTTACCAACATCTACTGAGTGGTGAAGTGGATGTTGAAGCTATGGAGAGTGCAGCACCTACCAGTTTTTCTTCTGGCATGGCGGCACCTTCGGCGGCCAATGATGAAAAGCTTGCTGAACTAGAGTCTGAAGTTGCGAGCTTAAAAGAAGAGTTACGTGAGCTAAAAGAACTCGTGAATTCATTGTTGTAA
- a CDS encoding DUF496 family protein, translating to MSSVFEIVNQARRKNKLKRELLDNEKKVRDNRKRVDLLDNLLDYIKPEMTHDDILGIIKNMKADYEDRVDDHIIKSAEISKARRDISRRIRELTEEDKQTQGKK from the coding sequence ATGAGCAGCGTATTTGAAATCGTGAACCAAGCACGTCGTAAAAACAAACTTAAACGTGAATTGCTAGACAACGAAAAGAAAGTTCGTGACAACCGTAAGCGTGTTGATCTACTTGATAACCTTCTGGATTACATCAAACCAGAAATGACTCATGATGACATTCTTGGCATCATTAAAAATATGAAAGCCGATTATGAAGATCGTGTTGATGACCACATCATCAAGAGCGCTGAAATTTCTAAAGCGCGTCGTGATATCAGCCGCCGTATTCGCGAATTAACAGAAGAAGATAAGCAAACTCAAGGCAAGAAGTAG
- a CDS encoding D-Ala-D-Ala carboxypeptidase family metallohydrolase gives MFSHLLAALLLTTTQPHSEALQKLQSDDMEMTYDDLVVDIHGYKVPTRAAFRGWILLNHAEDKVLKIGTQLREAGITTKMPLHLILLQGTDWVMNNTTLFTLPNAQHLPNMINTLKFIQTYIEPELGIVIPVSGERTDIYNKQAGGALRSKHLNFCALDLVPSQDISRSDLHTKLKAIHAKVGQEYNVGLGLYSGVRFHIDTCGFRSW, from the coding sequence ATGTTTTCACATCTATTGGCAGCACTACTTCTTACTACGACACAACCGCATTCTGAAGCTTTACAAAAGCTTCAATCCGACGACATGGAAATGACCTATGATGATTTGGTTGTTGATATTCACGGTTATAAAGTGCCCACCAGAGCCGCTTTCAGAGGGTGGATTCTTCTCAATCATGCTGAAGACAAAGTGCTGAAGATTGGTACACAGTTAAGAGAGGCTGGTATAACCACGAAAATGCCACTGCATTTGATTCTATTACAAGGCACCGACTGGGTAATGAACAATACAACCTTGTTCACGCTACCAAACGCGCAACATCTTCCTAATATGATTAATACGCTGAAGTTTATTCAAACGTACATAGAGCCCGAGCTTGGTATCGTTATTCCTGTATCAGGTGAGCGGACTGATATTTATAATAAACAAGCGGGAGGAGCACTACGGAGCAAACACCTAAACTTTTGCGCTTTAGATCTTGTTCCTTCACAAGATATTAGCCGGTCTGATCTGCACACAAAACTGAAAGCTATCCACGCTAAAGTAGGTCAAGAGTACAATGTGGGCTTAGGCTTATATTCCGGAGTACGCTTTCACATAGACACATGTGGATTTAGAAGCTGGTAA
- a CDS encoding hybrid sensor histidine kinase/response regulator, with product MFGLTVNEFSKNKSKVDGYEITQIKTELLQLFGSLSNSSYHLLTSESGMAEREVLLDEINTTLQEFDRKNKQLLSYQSQLELSSEIEELIDIVNEMSGASIQETRSVGDWFFDVLQETLNEIIKINANITNNDISKSEQLYSDLSQFVFWMQKEAWHSFCLYIDPQSKSSGILNYLGAVERQEQYLERFLQFGATSHQTSELLKVFSQSDYQESLRIRSRILSENAQPSEIYDYVKSLEQRHENIFVVIDGYTESLKTQLLDRIKEQKRNILFMTLLLLSSAVLVISLGYSTSLRINRKLSIILHGMLKRDEDDKAPKKIEVEGNDELAIFAHAVNKIMLKEQQHTLDLIEAKEDAVSANKAKSAFLANMSHEIRTPLNGIIGMAEILSQSDLNVSQKEVLADIESSSHALLVLLNDILDLSKIESGNLTLSPNSSDLREAVYDSVSVILSKAISQNVELEINIDSNVPPQLFFDEHRLRQVLTNLLSNAIKFTPSGTIITSVTYIALSDSQGMVEFHVSDTGIGIESEKLDSIFEPFTQEDGSITRQFGGTGLGLAICRQLVELMDGKIEANSIKGIGSTFKFNISADVVESREKVLEHLKSAVIISNSFSYVSQLHKECERNGITVELFPSVKNLESDSLDYDFILYCHTMHHSLNKDLEELHLKYPQQKIIVCQHHLFKTNVIHEAVHSTHTLPFLGKRFFNSLVALDEYKPQLQEHLNNQKAAIGSDLNRRPLNRKILIVEDNLMNQKIASFFLEKAGYDYLVASNGQEAVDAITQGGQFDAILMDCMMPVMDGITATRAIRDWEVQQGLGKLPIIALTASVLDEDIKHCFDAGMNAYLPKPYKSHQLYDLFNTLQLA from the coding sequence ATATTTGGCTTAACTGTTAATGAGTTTTCTAAAAATAAGAGCAAAGTTGACGGGTATGAGATAACGCAGATAAAAACAGAATTGTTACAACTATTTGGATCACTTTCTAATAGTTCATACCATTTATTGACCAGCGAATCAGGTATGGCTGAAAGGGAAGTTCTTCTTGATGAGATTAACACTACCCTTCAGGAGTTTGATAGAAAAAACAAACAATTGTTGTCTTATCAGTCTCAACTGGAGCTTTCTTCTGAAATTGAAGAACTGATAGATATCGTGAATGAAATGTCGGGAGCTTCCATTCAGGAAACTCGATCAGTGGGAGACTGGTTTTTTGATGTATTACAAGAAACCTTAAATGAAATAATAAAAATTAATGCAAACATTACAAATAATGATATTTCAAAGTCTGAGCAGCTTTATTCAGATTTAAGTCAATTTGTTTTTTGGATGCAAAAGGAAGCTTGGCATAGCTTTTGTTTATATATCGATCCGCAATCAAAGAGTTCTGGAATTCTTAATTACCTTGGTGCAGTCGAGAGACAAGAACAATATTTAGAAAGGTTCTTACAGTTTGGTGCTACCTCGCATCAAACCAGTGAATTGCTTAAAGTGTTTTCTCAAAGTGATTATCAAGAAAGCCTTCGTATTAGAAGCCGTATTTTGAGTGAAAATGCGCAGCCCAGTGAAATCTATGACTATGTTAAAAGTCTAGAGCAAAGACATGAAAATATTTTCGTTGTTATTGATGGCTATACTGAAAGCCTAAAAACACAATTACTTGATCGAATTAAAGAGCAGAAGAGAAACATTTTATTCATGACTTTGCTGCTTTTGAGTTCTGCAGTGTTAGTCATTTCACTTGGTTATAGCACCTCATTACGGATCAATCGTAAGCTATCTATTATTCTACATGGAATGCTCAAAAGAGATGAAGATGATAAAGCACCGAAAAAGATAGAAGTTGAAGGTAATGACGAGCTCGCCATTTTTGCTCACGCTGTAAATAAAATCATGCTTAAAGAACAGCAGCATACTCTTGATCTAATTGAGGCTAAAGAAGATGCTGTCTCTGCTAATAAAGCGAAAAGTGCTTTTTTGGCAAATATGTCCCATGAAATCCGAACACCACTCAACGGTATCATCGGCATGGCAGAGATCTTATCTCAAAGTGATTTGAATGTGAGCCAGAAAGAAGTGCTTGCCGATATTGAGTCATCTTCTCACGCGTTACTTGTGCTATTGAATGATATTCTTGATTTATCCAAAATAGAATCGGGTAACCTGACATTGTCGCCCAATTCGTCCGATTTACGAGAGGCGGTATATGACTCAGTTAGTGTCATTCTGTCTAAAGCGATCAGTCAGAATGTAGAATTAGAAATTAATATAGATTCCAATGTTCCCCCTCAATTATTTTTTGATGAGCACAGATTAAGGCAAGTACTGACAAACCTATTATCTAATGCGATCAAATTTACGCCTTCCGGTACTATCATCACTTCGGTGACTTATATCGCACTATCTGATTCGCAAGGGATGGTGGAGTTTCATGTGTCTGACACTGGTATCGGCATTGAGTCTGAAAAACTCGATTCTATTTTTGAACCATTTACTCAAGAAGATGGAAGTATTACTCGTCAGTTTGGTGGTACTGGTCTTGGTCTAGCGATTTGTCGCCAATTAGTGGAACTTATGGATGGCAAGATTGAAGCAAATTCCATTAAAGGTATAGGTTCTACATTTAAATTCAATATTTCTGCGGATGTGGTGGAAAGCCGTGAGAAAGTGCTCGAACACCTGAAAAGCGCAGTGATCATTTCTAATTCATTTAGTTATGTGAGTCAGTTACATAAAGAATGTGAGCGAAATGGTATCACCGTTGAATTGTTTCCATCAGTGAAGAATTTAGAAAGCGATAGTTTAGATTATGATTTCATTCTGTACTGCCACACCATGCATCATTCACTCAATAAAGATCTTGAAGAGCTACATTTAAAGTACCCGCAACAAAAAATTATCGTATGTCAGCATCACTTATTTAAAACAAATGTGATTCATGAAGCTGTACATTCAACTCATACTTTACCTTTTCTCGGTAAGCGCTTTTTCAACAGTTTAGTTGCATTGGATGAGTATAAACCGCAGCTCCAAGAGCACCTGAATAATCAAAAGGCTGCGATTGGGAGTGATCTAAACCGCCGTCCACTTAATAGGAAAATATTGATCGTTGAAGATAATTTAATGAATCAAAAGATAGCCAGTTTTTTTCTAGAGAAAGCGGGGTACGATTATTTAGTGGCGAGTAATGGACAAGAAGCGGTTGATGCAATTACTCAAGGTGGGCAATTTGATGCGATTCTGATGGATTGTATGATGCCTGTCATGGATGGTATTACTGCGACACGTGCAATCCGAGATTGGGAAGTCCAGCAAGGTCTTGGAAAGCTGCCAATCATTGCACTAACTGCCAGTGTGCTAGATGAAGATATTAAGCATTGCTTTGATGCAGGAATGAACGCGTATTTGCCTAAGCCTTATAAGTCACATCAGCTCTACGACTTATTTAACACGCTGCAACTAGCTTAA
- a CDS encoding porin family protein — MKIASLLLLAIYSSISVAAIDVTDTFRVSGFGTQSATVTDQEIPTFYQLNINDEWCFDCDTTFGIQLDWEINNALRSSVQLVKTPNDEFSDPSIEWAYVAYRNGELNTKLGRLRIPLFMISEYYYVSEAYPWLRPPQDVYNSVFGFTYFDGASIEWSSWINDEAHLRLLAFGATPKETSEIIQGKNITITSRDAIGVTAELNLDDIHFRASYLHANYKQDLVPSVTGYQDLELFTLGANYLLGNLNLMSEVILSQDIHSNWYFSANYLFDSWSPYITYSQRRKLRDNESLLIGAKYSLLANVSTYIEWQHVWGRTESISGHFTIPQNPTQKIQTDVNVYSIGLSFTF, encoded by the coding sequence ATGAAGATAGCATCTCTACTCTTGTTGGCTATCTACTCCTCGATATCAGTCGCTGCGATTGATGTAACGGATACCTTTAGAGTAAGTGGCTTTGGTACACAAAGTGCGACGGTCACCGACCAAGAGATTCCAACGTTTTATCAATTGAATATTAATGATGAGTGGTGTTTTGACTGCGATACTACTTTTGGCATTCAGTTAGACTGGGAGATCAACAATGCACTTAGAAGCTCTGTACAACTAGTCAAAACACCTAATGATGAGTTTTCTGACCCCAGCATAGAATGGGCTTATGTTGCTTATCGAAATGGTGAGTTAAACACCAAACTGGGGCGACTACGTATTCCCTTGTTCATGATTTCAGAATATTACTATGTGTCTGAAGCCTACCCTTGGCTTCGTCCCCCTCAAGATGTTTATAACAGCGTATTCGGCTTTACTTATTTTGATGGCGCATCTATAGAGTGGAGCTCCTGGATAAATGATGAGGCACACTTACGCCTTCTTGCATTTGGAGCAACACCTAAAGAAACCAGTGAAATCATTCAAGGAAAAAATATAACCATAACATCAAGAGATGCTATAGGAGTCACAGCAGAACTGAATTTAGATGACATCCATTTTAGAGCGAGCTATTTGCACGCAAACTACAAACAAGACTTAGTCCCATCAGTGACTGGCTATCAAGATCTTGAGCTATTCACACTAGGAGCGAATTACTTGCTAGGGAACCTAAACCTAATGTCGGAAGTCATATTATCCCAAGACATTCATAGCAATTGGTATTTCAGTGCTAATTACCTATTTGATTCATGGAGCCCGTACATCACGTACAGCCAGCGTAGAAAATTAAGGGATAATGAATCCTTACTGATTGGTGCAAAATACTCTCTACTTGCCAATGTAAGCACTTATATTGAATGGCAGCATGTTTGGGGACGCACAGAATCGATCAGTGGGCACTTTACAATCCCGCAAAATCCAACTCAAAAGATACAAACGGATGTAAACGTTTATTCCATTGGATTATCGTTTACCTTTTAA